One region of Haloprofundus salilacus genomic DNA includes:
- a CDS encoding YeaH/YhbH family protein: MGLRDDLERFREVGEERREDLEEFISYGDLGGSGANSINIPIKVVDLPEFAYDVRDRGGVGQGQGGTPDVGQPVGPPQPGDGDEEGDPGEEGADHEYYQMDPEEFAEELDEQLGLDLEPKGKEVIEEIEGDFTDVTRTGPNSTLDFERLFKEGLKRKLSMDFDEEYVREALKVEGKNAEDVFRWAREQHILVSWAWVADAYDDIPEDERGKWSSFEEMDENVEQTTTLQRIRRDGLREVPFRREDERYRHPEIIEKKEKNVVVVNIRDVSGSMREKKRELVERTFTPLDWYLTGKYDNAEFVYIAHDAEAWQVEREEFFGIRSGGGTKISSAYELAAAILEEEYPWHEWNRYVFAAGDSENSSNDTTENVVPLMEDIPANLHAYVETQPGGNAINATHAEEVERALGDAGNVVVARVSRPEDVIDAIYDILSTEDDDQ; encoded by the coding sequence ATGGGACTGAGAGACGACCTCGAACGGTTCCGCGAAGTGGGCGAGGAGCGAAGAGAGGACCTCGAGGAGTTCATCAGCTACGGTGATCTCGGCGGGTCGGGGGCGAACAGCATCAACATCCCCATCAAGGTGGTAGACCTCCCGGAGTTCGCCTACGACGTCCGCGACCGCGGCGGCGTCGGACAGGGGCAGGGCGGCACGCCCGACGTGGGCCAACCCGTCGGCCCACCGCAACCCGGCGACGGCGACGAGGAGGGCGACCCCGGTGAGGAGGGCGCCGACCACGAGTACTACCAGATGGACCCCGAGGAGTTCGCCGAGGAACTCGACGAGCAACTCGGACTGGATCTCGAACCCAAAGGCAAGGAGGTCATCGAGGAGATAGAGGGCGACTTCACCGACGTTACCCGGACCGGCCCGAACAGCACGCTCGACTTCGAGCGCCTGTTCAAGGAGGGGTTGAAGCGAAAGCTCTCGATGGATTTCGACGAGGAGTACGTCAGAGAGGCGCTGAAAGTCGAAGGAAAGAACGCCGAAGACGTGTTCCGGTGGGCCAGAGAGCAGCACATCCTCGTCTCGTGGGCGTGGGTCGCCGACGCCTACGACGACATCCCCGAGGACGAGCGCGGCAAGTGGTCGAGTTTCGAGGAGATGGACGAGAACGTCGAGCAGACGACCACCTTGCAGCGGATTCGACGCGACGGTCTTCGCGAGGTGCCGTTCCGCCGCGAGGACGAACGCTACCGCCACCCCGAGATAATCGAGAAGAAGGAGAAGAACGTCGTCGTCGTCAACATCCGCGACGTGTCGGGGTCGATGCGCGAGAAGAAGCGTGAACTCGTCGAGCGGACGTTCACGCCGCTGGACTGGTATCTGACCGGCAAGTACGACAACGCCGAGTTCGTCTACATTGCCCACGACGCCGAGGCGTGGCAGGTCGAGCGCGAGGAATTCTTCGGCATCCGCTCGGGCGGCGGCACAAAGATTTCCTCCGCCTACGAACTTGCGGCGGCGATCCTCGAAGAGGAGTACCCGTGGCACGAGTGGAACCGCTACGTGTTCGCGGCGGGCGACAGCGAGAACTCCTCGAACGACACGACCGAGAACGTCGTGCCGCTGATGGAGGATATTCCGGCGAACCTCCACGCGTACGTCGAGACGCAACCCGGCGGCAACGCCATCAACGCGACGCACGCCGAGGAGGTCGAACGGGCGCTCGGCGACGCCGGAAATGTCGTCGTCGCGCGCGTCTCGCGCCCCGAGGACGTGATAGACGCCATCTACGACATCCTGAGCACGGAGGACGACGACCAATGA
- a CDS encoding SpoVR family protein — protein sequence MRPNRLTARKAASKLEEPTREARRLARKLGLEPYPVNYWVVSYDEMNALIAYGGFQTRYPHWRWGMTYDRQQKQDQFGMGKAFEIVNNDNPSHAFLQESNTLADQKAVITHVEAHADFFANNSWFRLFGGDLDAAAMLERHSEAIANYMENPEIDRAEVEKFIDAVLCLEDTIDQHRPFGEAADPRERTTPEDLRERLEGMNISDEVRRQVFDDEWLDAFAEAEEAAADLTDPQKDVLGYLQQHGMQYDEEEGRAAEMEPWQRDVLDMLRTEAYYFAPQKMTKVMNEGWAAYWESLMMGEERFAGENEFLLYADHQAKVLGSPGLNPYKLGKELWEYIENTTNRREVADKLLRVKGISWRNFHEVVDFDEVQELLKPEPALDGIRPDTLDEVVALGDDPRVEADALDRAVSEYADNELDEEARTVDVEKYPWKVLTYEGLAERHFSLVKPQNRGFLGRVRRSELEQLSRYMFDDEQYATVEEALADLDYAAGWNRMREIRESHNDVTFLDAFLTQEFVTNNHYFTYEFTRASGDFRVTSTDYQDVKKKLLLQFTNFGKPTVAVYDGNYGNRNELLLGHQYNGIMLDLEQAKQVLKRTYDLWGRPVNLMTIVKEYDDHDVEVARRRNREPTPVETGIRVRYDGETFEHHDLEPELEERIAASDIDYDTKPEEWLS from the coding sequence ATGAGACCGAACCGACTGACCGCACGCAAAGCAGCGAGCAAGCTCGAAGAGCCGACGCGCGAGGCTCGCCGCCTCGCGCGGAAGCTCGGCCTCGAACCGTATCCGGTGAACTACTGGGTCGTCAGCTACGACGAGATGAACGCGCTCATCGCCTACGGCGGCTTCCAGACCCGCTACCCGCACTGGCGCTGGGGGATGACGTACGACCGCCAGCAGAAACAAGACCAGTTCGGGATGGGCAAGGCGTTCGAGATCGTCAACAACGACAACCCGAGCCACGCCTTCCTCCAGGAGTCGAACACGTTGGCCGACCAGAAGGCGGTCATCACCCACGTCGAAGCCCACGCCGACTTCTTCGCCAACAACAGTTGGTTCAGGCTGTTCGGCGGCGACCTCGACGCGGCGGCGATGCTCGAACGCCACTCTGAGGCCATCGCGAACTACATGGAGAACCCCGAAATCGACCGCGCGGAGGTCGAGAAGTTCATCGACGCGGTGCTCTGTCTGGAGGACACCATCGACCAGCACCGCCCGTTCGGCGAGGCGGCCGACCCCCGCGAGCGGACGACGCCGGAAGATCTCCGGGAGCGACTGGAGGGGATGAACATCTCCGACGAGGTTCGGAGACAGGTGTTCGACGACGAGTGGCTCGACGCCTTCGCGGAGGCCGAGGAGGCCGCCGCCGACCTCACCGACCCGCAGAAAGACGTCCTCGGCTACCTCCAGCAACACGGGATGCAGTACGACGAGGAGGAGGGCAGAGCCGCCGAGATGGAGCCGTGGCAGCGCGACGTGCTCGACATGCTCCGGACGGAGGCGTACTATTTCGCCCCCCAGAAGATGACGAAGGTGATGAACGAGGGGTGGGCCGCCTACTGGGAGTCGCTGATGATGGGCGAGGAGCGCTTCGCGGGCGAGAACGAGTTCCTGCTGTACGCCGACCACCAGGCGAAGGTGCTCGGCTCGCCGGGGCTGAACCCGTACAAGTTGGGCAAGGAGCTGTGGGAGTACATCGAGAACACGACGAACCGCCGCGAGGTAGCCGACAAACTCCTGCGCGTCAAGGGCATCTCGTGGCGCAACTTCCACGAAGTCGTCGACTTCGACGAGGTCCAAGAGCTGTTGAAACCGGAACCCGCACTCGACGGCATCCGCCCGGACACGCTGGACGAAGTCGTCGCGCTCGGCGACGACCCGCGCGTCGAGGCCGACGCGCTCGACCGCGCGGTGTCGGAGTACGCGGACAACGAACTCGACGAGGAGGCGCGCACCGTCGATGTCGAGAAGTACCCGTGGAAGGTGCTCACCTACGAGGGACTCGCCGAGCGCCACTTCTCGCTCGTCAAACCCCAGAACAGAGGGTTCCTCGGTCGAGTCCGACGCTCCGAACTCGAACAGCTCTCACGCTACATGTTCGACGACGAGCAGTACGCGACGGTCGAGGAGGCGCTCGCGGACCTCGACTACGCCGCTGGGTGGAACCGGATGCGCGAGATTCGCGAGAGCCACAACGACGTGACGTTCCTCGACGCGTTCCTCACCCAGGAGTTCGTCACGAACAACCACTACTTCACCTACGAGTTCACCCGCGCCAGCGGCGACTTCCGCGTGACGAGCACCGACTACCAGGACGTGAAGAAGAAACTGCTGCTGCAGTTCACGAACTTCGGTAAGCCGACCGTCGCCGTCTACGACGGCAACTACGGTAACCGAAACGAACTGCTTCTGGGCCACCAGTACAACGGCATCATGCTCGATCTGGAGCAGGCCAAGCAGGTACTGAAACGGACGTACGACCTCTGGGGTCGCCCCGTCAACCTGATGACCATCGTCAAGGAGTACGACGACCACGACGTGGAGGTGGCCCGACGGCGCAACCGCGAACCGACGCCCGTCGAGACGGGTATCCGCGTCCGCTACGACGGCGAGACGTTCGAGCACCACGACCTCGAACCGGAACTCGAAGAGCGAATCGCCGCCAGCGACATAGACTACGACACGAAGCCCGAAGAGTGGCTCTCGTGA
- a CDS encoding DUF7344 domain-containing protein codes for MAKTDVRAGHPAEQTSDGSLSRDASFSILANHRRRYVVHHLERADEPVTVRTLAERLAAWEDGCDVEELTYKQRKRVYASLHQTHLPKLDSYGVVEYEQERGVAVLTDRAAALDAYLDVAPRDDAPRDGAANDVPWSQFYLGLASVSLAALAALGLGLPPFTLVPALAYATLIAVALLVLAGVHACHVRRTRSRGAVTPADSDRTPVKTNVCSYAFQASGDERASGDGRR; via the coding sequence ATGGCGAAGACGGACGTACGAGCGGGTCACCCGGCCGAGCAGACGTCCGACGGGAGTCTGTCGAGAGATGCCTCGTTCTCGATACTCGCGAACCACCGCCGCCGGTACGTGGTGCACCACCTCGAACGGGCGGACGAGCCGGTTACCGTCCGAACGCTCGCCGAGCGACTCGCCGCGTGGGAGGACGGCTGCGACGTCGAGGAGCTAACGTACAAACAGCGAAAGCGAGTGTACGCGTCGTTGCACCAGACGCACCTGCCGAAACTCGACAGCTACGGCGTCGTGGAGTACGAACAGGAGCGGGGCGTCGCCGTGCTCACCGACCGAGCGGCCGCGCTCGACGCCTATCTCGATGTCGCACCGAGAGACGACGCCCCGCGAGACGGCGCGGCAAACGATGTGCCGTGGAGTCAGTTCTACCTCGGACTGGCGAGCGTCTCGCTCGCCGCGCTCGCAGCGCTGGGTCTCGGTCTTCCGCCGTTCACGCTCGTCCCCGCCCTCGCGTACGCGACGCTCATCGCCGTCGCCCTGTTGGTTTTAGCAGGGGTCCACGCGTGTCACGTTCGGCGCACTCGCTCCCGCGGAGCGGTGACTCCTGCGGATAGCGATCGGACGCCGGTGAAAACGAACGTCTGCTCCTACGCGTTCCAGGCATCCGGTGACGAACGGGCATCTGGTGACGGACGCAGGTGA
- a CDS encoding DUF7344 domain-containing protein → MTRTETQGPSVDGLTEADVHDILRNDRRRLTLEHLAETNSETVRALSEHIGAIESGEDPPPRKVRQSVYISLHQTHLPKLDDLGVVDYDDNSKNVSLEGNADRVLAYMRFSGTDEPEKPPYALGIGILGLLLIALWVSLPAISDTFAAAGCALLFAGLTLYETYVRVSRE, encoded by the coding sequence ATGACGCGAACGGAAACTCAGGGGCCGTCAGTCGACGGACTCACCGAAGCCGACGTTCACGACATACTTCGAAACGACCGGCGACGCTTGACGCTCGAACACCTCGCCGAGACGAACAGCGAGACGGTTCGAGCGCTCTCGGAGCATATCGGCGCTATCGAGTCCGGCGAGGACCCTCCGCCGCGAAAGGTCAGACAGAGCGTCTACATCTCCTTACACCAGACGCACCTGCCGAAACTCGACGACCTCGGCGTCGTCGACTACGACGACAACTCGAAGAACGTTTCGCTCGAGGGGAACGCCGACCGGGTGCTCGCCTACATGCGCTTCTCGGGCACCGACGAACCGGAGAAGCCGCCGTACGCGCTGGGTATCGGCATTCTCGGCCTGCTTTTGATAGCGCTCTGGGTGAGTCTCCCCGCCATCTCCGACACGTTCGCCGCTGCGGGCTGTGCGCTACTTTTCGCCGGTTTGACGCTCTACGAGACGTACGTGCGCGTCTCTCGGGAGTGA
- a CDS encoding DUF7344 domain-containing protein yields the protein MGAALRQREGESERPTSLAETEIYDVLKNERRQHVVEQLSERPETQSVRELSEHIAAAETDSDTPPRKARHSVYVSLCQTHLPKLNDLDIVDYDAETKEVTPGHHAETVAAYRLDTPNVESRRDAYYLGLGAVGTAVVSAGVLGAPVLSVAPAVVGLAFLALTTLVAGFFVVRRRNPSLRR from the coding sequence ATGGGAGCAGCGCTCCGGCAGCGAGAGGGGGAAAGTGAGCGACCCACGTCGCTCGCGGAGACGGAGATATACGACGTGCTCAAAAACGAGCGCAGACAGCACGTCGTCGAGCAACTCTCCGAGCGGCCGGAGACGCAGTCGGTCCGAGAGCTTTCAGAACACATCGCCGCCGCCGAGACGGACAGCGACACGCCCCCACGCAAAGCCCGCCACAGCGTCTACGTCTCGCTCTGCCAAACGCACCTGCCGAAACTGAACGATCTCGACATCGTCGACTACGACGCCGAAACCAAGGAGGTCACTCCCGGACACCACGCCGAGACGGTCGCCGCCTACCGCCTGGACACGCCGAACGTCGAGAGCCGACGCGACGCGTACTATCTCGGTCTCGGCGCCGTCGGAACAGCAGTCGTCTCCGCCGGAGTTCTCGGAGCGCCCGTACTCTCCGTCGCGCCCGCGGTGGTCGGACTGGCTTTTCTCGCGCTGACGACGCTCGTTGCGGGTTTTTTCGTCGTTCGTCGTCGAAACCCCTCGCTCCGGCGGTGA
- a CDS encoding PrkA family serine protein kinase produces the protein MREDYIRAADAELRGAYEAPMSLEAYVDAAFESPSIASHASKYLLEAIESMGTRTVVEEGEERQRYRFFDDPHNEGEHAILGNTEVLNGFVADLRTIAAERGKSEKILWFDGPTATGKSELKRCLINGLREYSKTPEGRRYTVEWNISTASDTRGLSYGGDGGENEDNWYESPVQVHPLTVFPPDVRRALLADLNDSSGDHIPTVVDEELDPFSREAYSYLEEQYRRNGKTDLFSAVADTRHLRVKNYVVDVGRGIGVLHSEDDGSPKERLVGSWMPGMLRELDSRGRKNPQAFSYDGVLSQGNGLLTIVEDATQHSDLLQKLLNVPDEGRVKLDKGIGMDLDTQLLIISNPDLGVELDKFADRNGRDPLKALKRRLDKQEFRYLTNLSLESQLIHRELTNETAVWEEVDYADLEARIRKPVTVSVRDEGGIVVERELAPHAVEAAALYSVVTRLDGEDLPSGLTLVDKALLFDRGYLQEGDERRTIDDFEFDRDGEEGTHGIPVTYTRDIVADLLQHESERAHAELPVERVVMPDDVLDAMAEGLRAAPVFSRGESAEYESRLAGVKGYIFDQQERDVLDAILAEKHVEQETVTEYVEHVYAWAGDEEIETERGPVEADALLMKLFETEHLGRFDDSAYAGNEPSPQVARFRREKVISALNRYAWENRDEGFAVHKVDFTDIPVIRTVLENHEWSDVKRLFEDFEPRQWEDPPANTETARLKEKTIERMTKAGYSAASAELTSRKVMREVSYRWD, from the coding sequence ATGCGCGAAGATTACATCCGCGCCGCCGACGCCGAGTTGCGCGGCGCATACGAGGCGCCGATGAGCCTCGAAGCGTACGTCGACGCGGCGTTCGAGTCGCCCTCCATCGCCTCGCACGCCTCGAAGTACCTTCTGGAGGCCATCGAGTCGATGGGGACGCGAACCGTCGTCGAGGAGGGCGAGGAGCGCCAGCGCTACCGCTTCTTCGACGACCCCCACAACGAGGGCGAACACGCAATCCTCGGCAACACCGAGGTGCTCAACGGCTTCGTCGCCGACCTCCGAACCATCGCCGCCGAACGCGGTAAGAGTGAGAAGATTCTCTGGTTCGACGGGCCGACGGCGACCGGTAAATCCGAACTGAAGCGCTGTCTCATCAACGGGCTTCGGGAGTACTCGAAAACCCCGGAGGGGCGGCGCTACACCGTCGAGTGGAACATCTCGACGGCCTCCGACACTCGGGGGCTGAGCTACGGTGGCGACGGCGGCGAGAACGAGGACAACTGGTACGAGAGTCCGGTGCAGGTCCACCCGCTGACGGTGTTCCCGCCGGACGTGCGCAGAGCCTTGCTCGCAGACCTCAACGACTCCTCGGGAGACCACATTCCGACGGTCGTCGACGAGGAACTCGACCCCTTCTCGCGGGAGGCGTACTCCTACCTCGAAGAGCAGTACCGCCGCAACGGGAAGACGGATCTGTTCTCGGCGGTGGCCGACACGCGCCACCTCAGAGTGAAGAACTACGTCGTCGACGTGGGCCGCGGTATCGGCGTGTTGCACTCCGAGGACGACGGCAGTCCGAAGGAGCGACTCGTCGGCAGTTGGATGCCGGGGATGCTCCGCGAACTCGACTCGCGAGGCAGAAAGAACCCGCAGGCGTTCAGCTACGACGGCGTTCTCTCCCAGGGCAACGGCCTCCTAACTATCGTCGAGGACGCCACACAGCACTCCGATCTGCTGCAGAAGCTACTGAACGTCCCCGACGAGGGGCGCGTGAAGTTGGACAAAGGAATCGGGATGGACCTCGACACCCAGTTGCTCATCATCTCCAATCCCGATCTGGGCGTCGAACTCGACAAGTTCGCCGACCGAAACGGGCGCGACCCGCTGAAGGCGTTGAAGCGCCGACTCGACAAACAAGAGTTCCGCTACCTGACGAACCTGAGCCTCGAAAGTCAGCTCATCCACCGGGAACTGACGAACGAGACGGCGGTGTGGGAGGAGGTCGACTACGCCGACCTCGAAGCGCGCATTCGCAAACCGGTGACCGTGTCGGTGCGCGACGAGGGCGGCATCGTCGTCGAGCGGGAACTCGCGCCGCATGCCGTCGAGGCGGCGGCGCTCTACAGCGTCGTCACGCGTCTCGACGGCGAAGATCTCCCCTCGGGACTGACGCTGGTCGACAAGGCGCTGCTGTTCGACCGGGGCTACCTACAGGAAGGAGACGAGCGACGGACCATCGACGACTTCGAGTTCGACCGCGACGGCGAGGAGGGGACCCACGGCATCCCCGTGACGTACACCCGAGACATCGTTGCGGACCTGCTCCAACACGAGAGCGAGCGAGCGCACGCCGAACTCCCCGTCGAACGGGTCGTCATGCCCGACGACGTGCTCGACGCGATGGCCGAGGGACTCCGCGCCGCGCCAGTGTTTTCGCGCGGCGAATCCGCCGAGTACGAGTCGCGACTGGCTGGTGTCAAAGGCTACATCTTCGACCAGCAGGAACGAGACGTGCTCGACGCGATTCTCGCGGAGAAACACGTCGAACAGGAGACGGTCACCGAGTACGTCGAGCACGTCTACGCGTGGGCGGGCGACGAGGAGATAGAGACCGAACGCGGTCCCGTCGAAGCCGACGCGCTGTTGATGAAGCTGTTCGAGACCGAACACCTCGGCCGGTTCGACGACAGCGCGTACGCGGGCAACGAGCCGTCGCCGCAGGTGGCGCGGTTCCGCCGCGAGAAGGTCATCTCGGCACTGAACCGCTACGCGTGGGAGAACCGCGACGAAGGGTTCGCCGTCCACAAGGTCGACTTCACCGATATTCCGGTCATCCGCACGGTGCTGGAGAACCACGAGTGGAGCGACGTGAAGCGACTGTTCGAGGACTTCGAACCCCGCCAGTGGGAGGACCCGCCGGCGAACACCGAGACAGCGCGGCTGAAGGAGAAGACCATCGAACGGATGACGAAGGCAGGCTACTCGGCGGCCAGCGCCGAGTTGACCAGTAGAAAAGTGATGCGAGAGGTGAGCTACAGATGGGACTGA